A single window of Botrytis cinerea B05.10 chromosome 15, complete sequence DNA harbors:
- the Bccdc12 gene encoding Bccdc12: MAPPTAESASPIGIANLPNQRHKIVAKRGAAFTIMVAGESGLGKTTFINTLFSTTIKNYADHKRRHAKQVDKTVEIEITKAELEEKFFKVRLTVIDTPGFGDYVNNRDSWMPIIEFLDDQHESYMLQEQQPRRVDKIDLRVHACLYFIRPTGHTLKPLDIEVMKRLSSRVNLIPVVAKADTLSPADLARYKQKIQAVIEAQGIKIYTPPIEEDDEAAAQHARSLMAAMPFAVIGSEKDVKTSDGRIVKGRQYAWGVAEVENEDHCDFKKLRSILIRTHMLDLIHTTEEAHYEAYRAQQMETRKFGEARPRKLDNPKFKEEEESLRKRFTEQVKIEEHRFRQWEQKLISERDRLNKDLESTHAAIKSLEQELEQMQGGAATRSHGRR; encoded by the exons ATGGCACCACCCACCGCCGAAAGCGCTTCCCCCATCGGAATTGCGAATTTGCCCAACCAAAGACACAAGATTGTCGCAAAGAGAGGTGCTGCCTTCACTATTATG GTCGCTGGCGAATCTGGACTTGGAAAGACAACCTTCATTAATACCCTCTTCTCTACCACAATCAAAAACTATGCCGATCACAAACGCAGACACGCAAAGCAAGTGGATAAAACtgttgagattgaaatcACAAAGGCTGAATTAGAagagaaattcttcaagG TTCGTTTGACTGTTATCGATACACCTGGTTTTGGAGATTATGTCAACAATCGCGACTCCTGGATGCCAATCATCGAGTTTTTGGATGATCAACATGAGTCCTATATGTTGCAAGAGCAACAGCCTCGCCGTGTTGATAAAATCGATTTACGTGTACACGCTTGCTTGTACTTCATCCGACCTACTGGCCACACACTGAAACCCCTCGATATTGAGGTTATGAAGAGACTCAGTTCAAGGGTAAACTTGATTCCAGTAGTTGCTAAGGCTGATACCTTAAGCCCGGCTGATTTGGCCCGTTATAAGCAAAAG ATCCAAGCTGTCATTGAAGCACAAGGTATCAAGATCTACACACCACCTATcgaggaagatgacgagGCTGCTGCTCAACATGCCCGAAGTTTGATGGCTGCTATGCCATTTGCAGTCATTGGCTCAGAGAAGGATGTCAAGACTAGTGATGGACGTATCGTTAAGGGTCGTCAATACGCATGGGGTGTTGCTGAAGTCGAGAACGAAGACCACTGCGATTTCAAGAAGTTGAGATCCATTCTTATCCGAACACACATGCTCGATCTCATTCACACTACCGAAGAAGCACACTACGAGGCTTACCGCGCCCAACAAATGGAGACTCGCAAATTCGGTGAAGCTAGACCTAGGAAGCTTGATAACCCTAAAttcaaggaagaggaagagagctTAAGAAAGCGTTTCACCGAGCAGGTTAAGATTGAGGAGCACCGTTTCAGACAGTGGGAGCAGAAGCTCATCAGTGAGCGTGATCGTTTGAACAAGGATTTGGAGAGTACACATGCTGCCATCAAGTCCTTAGAACAAGAACTTGAGCAAATGCAAGGCGGTGCCGCAACTCGCAGTCACGGCCGTCGTTAA
- the Bcpre6 gene encoding Bcpre6, whose translation MASGYDRALSVFSPDGHVFQVEYALEAVKRGTCAVGVKGKDIVVLGCEKRSAMKLQDTRITPSKIGLVDTHVCLAFAGLNADARILVDKARLEAQSHRLTVEDPVTIEYITKYVAGVQQRYTQSGGVRPFGISTLIVGFDPNDQTPRLYQTEPSGIYSAWKANAIGRSSKTVREFLERNHKDDMDREATIKLTIKSLLEVVQTGAKNIEIAIMAPGKLIEMLPVEDIEKYVKDIEQEKSEEAAKKKGGRSGGTTSILARGPDDAAAQ comes from the exons ATGGCTTCAGGATATGATAGAGCGTTGTCTG TTTTCAG TCCGGATGGCCATGTTTTCCAAGTCGAATATGCTCTCGAAGCAGTCAAGAGAG GAACATGCGCCGTCGGAGTAAAGGGCAAGGATATTGTCGTTCTAGGATGTGAGAAGCGTTCCGCAATGAAGTTACAAGATACCCGTATTACGCCATCAAAAATTGGTCTCGTCGATACCCACGTTTGCCTAGCTTTTGCAGGTCTCAATGCCGATGCAAGAATCTTGGTCGACAAGGCAAGATTAGAAGCACAGTCACATCGTCTTACTGTGGAGGATCCAGTTACAATAGAGTACATCACCAAGTATGTGGCTGGTGTGCAACAAAGATATACACAAAGTGGTGGTGTTAGACCGTTTGGTATTAGTACTTTGATTGTCGGATTCGACCCCAACGATCAGACTCCAAGGTTATACCAAACAGAGCCATCTGGAATCTACTCCGCATG GAAAGCCAATGCTATCGGCAGATCAAGCAAGACTGTACGAGAATTCCTAGAGAGAAACCACAAGGATGATATGGATAGGGAAGCTACTATCAAATTGACAATCAAGTCTTTACTGGAGGTTGTCCAAACTGGAGCgaagaatattgagattgcTATCATGGCACCAGGCAAGCTCATTGAGATGTTGCCAGTGgaggatattgagaaatatgTGAAGGATATTGAGCAAGAGAAATCTGAGGAGGCTGCTAAGAAGAAGGGTGGTCGTTCGGGAGGCACCACTTCAATCTTGGCGAGAGGACCTGACGATGCTGCTGCCCAATAA
- the Bcssl2 gene encoding Bcssl2 has translation MPPKRKATSSVRGSTKSNKDSAVSTPGPATPRSNMSSGDSDDDYQDGTVDELERQGLEATEEEKASIAKTINKFSAESYKPRSDSKLVRDSASHHFGNNDFSYLSLKPDHANRPLWIDPEKARIILESFSPLAAHAQDFLTTIAEPKSRPSFLHEYALTPHSLYAAVSVGLDPKDIVNVLDRLSKIPIPENVKKFIINCSQSYGKVKLVLKNTKHYVETSDPDLLQRLLSDPIIGPLRVQGSTITAIAPSMGALVIPGTKNAAGVQQTGERRQSVTDRQQAGQEPTQDDIYAKLNEEDDDDDEEEAVHSFEIADNCVEAVQKRCLDLALPVLEEYDFRNDEVNPNLEIDLRPSAQIRHYQEKSLSKMFGNGRAKSGIIVLPCGAGKTLVGITAACTIKKGVIVLCTSSMSVVQWRQEFLKWSNINPADIAVFTSDHKEKFTRSTGIIVTTYSMVTQTRARAFDAQKMMDFLTSREWGLMLLDEVHVVPAQIFRKVTSSIKTHSKLGLTATLLREDDKIEDLNFLIGPKLYEANWMELAAQGHIARVQCAEVWCPMTTEFHSEYLKAPSRKQGLISTMNPRKFQACQFLIDYHEKRGDKIIVFSDNVYALHVYAQKLGKVFIYGGTVQTERLRILENFQHNPNINTLFLSKIGDTSLDLPEATCLIQISSHFGSRRQEAQRLGRILRAKRRNDEGFNAFFYSLVSKDTKEMYYSSKRQAFLVDQGYAFKAITHLQGIEDLPGLAFNTPQDRRELLQNVMLHNMDEEKFQEDLRDDLFHRNDGKARPKKKSNVRRTAGKLADLAGGQDMAYVEQNRSRNKDLKKNKGESSAFFKKMERERQKRKLAD, from the exons ATGCCTCCAAAGAGGAAAGCCACATCAA GTGTGAGAGGCTCTACCAAATCGAACAAAGACTCTGCTGTCTCTACACCAGGACCCGCAACTCCTCGTAGTAATATGAGCAGTggtgatagtgatgatgactATCAAGACGGTACCGTAGACGAGCTTGAACGTCAAGGTCTAGAAGCTacagaggaggaaaaagCCAGTATTGCAAAGACTATAAATAAATTCTCAGCAGAGAGTTACAAGCCAAGATCGGATTCCAAATTAGTTAGGGACTCTGCTAGTCACCACTTTGGCAATAACGATTTTTCATACCTATCACTGAAGCCTGATCACGCAAATCGTCCTTTGTGGATAGATCCTGAAAAGGCGCGCATCATCCTAGAAAGTTTCTCTCCACTAGCAGCGCATGCTCAAGATTTCCTGACTACAATAGCAGAGCCAAAGTCGAGACCTAGCTTTTTGCACGAATATGCTTTAACACCTCATAGTTTATATGCCGCTGTATCAGTTGGCTTGGATCCAAAGGATATTGTTAATGTTCTTGACCGCCTTTCAAAGATACCCATACCTGAGAATGTTAAAAAGTTCATCATCAATTGTTCTCAGAGTTACGGCAAAGTCAAGCTGGTCCTTAAGAATACAAAGCATTATGTCGAAACTTCAGATCCTGACTTGCTACAACGTCTTCTTTCAGATCCCATAATTGGTCCGCTCAGAGTCCAAGGGTCAACTATTACAGCTATAGCACCTAGTATGGGCGCCTTGGTTATTCCAGGAACAAAAAATGCAGCTGGAGTTCAACAAACTGGGGAGAGACGCCAGAGTGTAACAGATAGACAGCAAGCAGGACAAGAACCTACGCAGGATGATATTTATGCGAAGCTTAACGAAGAGGacgacgatgacgacgaagaagaggCGGTTCATTCGTTTGAGATTGCTGATAATTGTGTAGAAGCAGTACAAAAACGATGCCTGGACCTCGCACTGCCTGTACTTGAAGAATACGATTTTCGTAACGATGAAGTCAATCCGAATCTCGAGATTGATTTGAGGCCTAGTGCCCAAATTCGACATTATCAGGAGAAAAGCTTGAGTAAAATGTTTGGTAATGGTCGAGCTAAGAGTGGTATTATTGTGTTGCCTTGTGGAGCTGGGAAAACCTTAGTTGGTATCACCGCGGCTTGCACAATCAAAAAGGGTGTCATTGTCCTCTGCACAAGTTCTATGTCAGTTGTTCAATGGCGGCAGGAATTTCTAAAATGGTCCAACATCAACCCAGCTGATATTGCGGTATTCACTTCGGACCACAAAGAAAAATTTACAAGGAGTACCGGTATCATTGTCACAACTTATTCTATGGTCACGCAGACACGTGCGCGAGCTTTCGACGCCcaaaagatgatggatttctTGACGAGCAGAGAATGGGGGTTGATGCTTCTAGATGAGGTCCACGTTGTCCCCGCTCAAATTTTCAGAAAAGTCACCTCGTCAATCAAAACTCATTCGAAACTAGGTTTGACGGCCACATTACTTCGTGAGGATGataaaattgaagatttgaactTCTTGATCGGTCCCAAATTGTATGAAGCCAACTGGATGGAACTCGCAGCTCAAGGTCACATTGCGAGAGTTCAATGTGCAGAAGTCTGGTGCCCAATGACCACTGAATTTCACTCGGAGTATTTGAAAGCACCCAGTCGCAAGCAGGGCTTGATATCTACAATGAATCCTCGGAAGTTCCAGGCGTGTCAGTTTTTGATAGACTATCATGAGAAGCGTGGCGATAAAATCATTGTGTTTTCTGACAATGTTTACGCCTTGCATGTCTACGCCCAAAAGTTGGGGAAAGTTTTCATTTATGGTGGTACGGTTCAGACCGAACGTCTTCGAATTCTGGAGAATTTCCAACACAATCCCAATATCAATACACTATTTCTTTCGAAGATTGGTGACACTTCTCTCGATCTACCTGAAGCAACATGTCTTATCCAAATCTCCTCTCATTTTGGTTCCCGTCGACAGGAAGCACAAAGATTGGGCAGAATTCTTAGAGCAAAACGTAGAAACGATGAAGGTTTCAACGCATTCTTCTATTCTTTAGTTTCGAAAGATACCAAAGAGATGTACTACTCTTCAAAGCGTCAGGCATTCCTTGTCGATCAAGGTTATGCATTCAAAGCTATCACTCATCTACAGGGTATTGAAGATCTCCCTGGTCTTGCATTCAACACACCTCAGGACCGAAGAGAGCTTTTACAAAACGTGATGCTTCACAACATGGACGAGGAGAAGTTCCAGGAAGATCTCAGAGATGATTTGTTCCATCGAAACGACGGCAAAGCCAGACCGAAAAAGAAGTCGAATGTTAGAAGAACGGCGGGCAAACTCGCGGACTTGGCTGGTGGACAAGATATGGCATATGTTGAGCAAAATAGGAGTAGAAATAAGGATCTGAAGAAGAACAAAGGAGAGAGTTCTGctttcttcaagaaaatggagagagagcgacaaaagagaaaacttGCAGATTAG
- the Bcpkp2 gene encoding Bcpkp2, with product MLRLFSQNATKVTNSTHAAGRLQQCSKIHIPPWRPASPLDEWVAKDARPISLRQLMVFGRSLTEARLISSANYVRTELPTRLAHRIRDMQTLPYVVVTNPHMSQVYELYYKAFESLRRVRDIKTLEDNDKLCKVISTTLQEHLTVIPKLAMGVLECRDLMNPSDMDKFMNTILRSRISRRVIAEQHLALTETFHSQWNFPDGKPAESEFVGEVFLKCNAKEVVERVGNEVQALMSATYGPSTMMPEIRLAGHVEATFPYILSHLEYIIGELLRNSVQAVVEKQRNGRNKNQPPPPIDITVCEAPQHVIIRVSDQGGGIPRDILPYLWAFSKGPRSNQRLENLNQVPKMAATMQELRVTDEAPESQGSEGTAAMAATGGNVGPSSTAHETSLSSLTSRPPNLRLGMGLPLSRVYAEYWAGSLELHSLEGYGCDAFLQISKLGNKNEQLTTRASMDAI from the exons ATGCTGCGATTATTTTCGCAAAATGCAACCAAAGTGACAAATTCAACACATGCAGCTGGGCGTCTACAGCAATGCTCGAAGATACATATACCACCATGGAGACCTGCATCGCCGCTAGATGA ATGGGTTGCCAAAGATGCGAGACCCATTAGTCTGCGCCAACTCATGGTCTTCGGACGGTCGTTGACTGAAGCACGACTTATAAGCTCCGCGAACTATGTGAGAACAGAGCTTCCAACCAG ATTAGCACACCGTATACGAGACATGCAAACGCTCCCCTATGTCGTCGTCACCAATCCGCATATGAGTCAAGTCTACGAGTTATACTACAAAGCATTTGAGAGCTTGCGAAGAGTGCGCGATATCAAGACACTAGAAGATAACGACAAACTATGCAAAGTCATTAGCACTACCCTACAAGAGCATCTTACCGTAATACCAAAGCTAGCAATGGGCGTGTTGGAATGCCGAGATTTAATGAATCCTTCGGACATGGACAAATTTATGAACACAATTTTGCGATCGAGAATATCGCGACGAGTTATCGCAGAGCAACATCTAGCTTTAACAGAAACTTTCCATTCACAGTGGAATTTTCCCGATGGGAAACCAGCGGAGTCTGAGTTTGTTGGTGAAGTCTTCTTGAAGTGCAATGCAAAGGAGGTAGTCGAACGAGTAGGCAATGAAGTTCAAGCTTTAATGTCAGCTACTTATGGCCCCTCCACCATGATGCCTGAAATACGGCTTGCTGGACATGTCGAAGCTACATTTCCATATATCCTCAGCCATCTAGAATACATAATCGGTGAACTACTACGAAACTCCGTGCAAGCGGTTGTCGAAAAGCAGAGAAACGGCCGAAACAAAAAccaacctcctcctcctatCGACATAACAGTCTGCGAAGCGCCCCAACATGTGATAATCCGAGTATCAGATCAAGGAGGCGGTATACCTCGAGATATTCTTCCATACCTCTGGGCATTCAGTAAAGGACCCCGCAGTAATCAACGTCTTGAAAACCTCAACCAGGTACCAAAAATGGCTGCTACAATGCAAGAACTGCGCGTAACAGACGAAGCGCCCGAGTCGCAAGGATCCGAAGGAACAGCAGCGATGGCAGCGACTGGGGGGAATGTAGGTCCCAGCTCCACAGCACACGAAACATCCCTCTCTTCACTCACCAGTCGCCCTCCCAATCTCCGTCTGGGTATGGGTTTACCATTGAGTCGAGTCTACGCCGAATACTGGGCTGGGAGTTTAGAGCTACACAGTTTAGAGGGATATGGCTGTGATGCATTTTTACAGATTTCGAAATTGGGGAATAAGAATGAACAGTTGACAACGAGGGCTAGTATGGATGCTATATAG
- the Bcnpy1 gene encoding Bcnpy1, producing MPSPSLPPPAHPDVDSMLTRKFGREVANYFSGSPLNRVSFLRANHDFISSAFTHPATNFLLLNNLAPLTKDPSHLAYSSHSDITGLTGQNPFEKDEETMIKEFNSSKTSPLVLFLGLDERSKDKEGFKHGIYSGIPYFAIDVTPKGTYENEANSVVKAMQEKGLVFQEGRMLMSLDAQEAAIFAQARALLDWNARNPFCGGCGQPTLSVNAGTKRVCPPTDFASLPTAQAGTNPATPTQRASCATRKGVSNLCFPRTDPTVIMAVVSHDGKRVLLGRQKRWPQYWYSALAGFCEPAESVEEAVRREVWEESGVKLGRVVIHSTQPWPYPANLMIGAIAQALPDGEKIHLEHDPELEDAKWFEMEEIREALLNGTSPLGEPASEGYKEGNLRLPSFTAIATQLIKAVADGFLGESPKI from the exons ATGCCCTCACCCTCTCTCCCGCCTCCCGCCCACCCCGACGTCGACTCCATGCTAACCCGCAAATTCGGCCGCGAAGTAGCCAACTACTTCTCCGGCTCGCCTCTCAACCGCGTTTCCTTCCTCCGCGCCAACCATGATTTCATCTCCAGCGCATTCACACATCCCGCCACCAATTTCCTGCTTCTTAACAATCTCGCTCCGCTGACTAAAGATCCCAGTCACCTGGCCTACTCCTCTCACTCCGACATCACGGGATTGACGGGACAGAACccatttgaaaaagatgagGAGACGATGATCAAGGAGTTTAATTCTTCAAAGACGTCGCCCTTGGTTTTATTCCTGGGCTTGGATGAGAGGAGTAAAGATAAGGAAGGATTCAAGCATGGGATTTACAGCGGGATTCCGTATTTCGCTATCGACGTGACCCCGAAAGGAACATACGAGAACGAAGCCAATAGCGTGGTCAAAGCCATGCAGGAGAAGGGATTGGTGTTTCAAGAGGGAAGAATGCTTATGAGTCTAGACGCACAAGAAGCTGCGATTTTTGCCCAGGCCAGAGCGCTTCTGGATTGGAATGCTAGGAATCCTTTCTGTGGGGGCTGTGGACAACCTACGCTTTCT GTCAACGCAGGTACCAAACGCGTCTGTCCCCCCACAGATTTCGCCTCTCTCCCCACCGCCCAAGCAGGAACCAACCCCGCAACCCCCACCCAAAGAGCCTCCTGCGCAACGCGCAAAGGCGTATCCAATCTCTGTTTCCCACGGACCGATCCCACCGTCATCATGGCGGTCGTCAGCCACGACGGCAAACGCGTTCTCCTCGGCCGTCAAAAGCGCTGGCCACAATACTGGTACAGCGCGCTGGCCGGGTTCTGCGAGCCCGCCGAATCCGTCGAGGAAGCCGTGCGTCGCGAAGTCTGGGAGGAGTCCGGCGTGAAACTCGGTCGCGTTGTCATTCATAGTACCCAACCCTGGCCCTATCCTGCGAATTTGATGATCGGTGCTATTGCCCAAGCGTTACCGGATGGCGAGAAAATTCATCTGGAGCATGATCCGGAATTGGAAGATGCGAAGTGGTTTGAGATGGAGGAGATTAGGGAGGCGTTGTTGAATGGAACGAGTCCGTTGGGAGAACCGGCTAGCGAGGGATATAAGGAGGGGAATCTGAGGTTGCCTTCTTTCACGGCCATTGCAACGCAATTGATCAAGGCGGTTGCGGATGGCTTTTTGGGTGAGAGTCCTAAGATTTAA